Proteins co-encoded in one Methylomonas albis genomic window:
- a CDS encoding ABC transporter ATP-binding protein, with the protein MSSNAITFNHPAINQTVFFIYMAIIEVNHLTKEYHLGSLTSLKETALNTLRRLSFQSIKERERFKALNDVNFHIEEGEVVGIIGHNGAGKSTLLKHLANISKPTKGEVIVRGSVAPLIEVGAGVNPELTGRENIFLNGAILGIPKRIIQQKLDEIIDFSELEQFIDTPVKRYSSGMTVKLGFSIATSMDADILIIDEVLAVGDLAFQRKCFDRMEDMINRQGRTVLLVSHNIRQVERICSRTILLDHGKIIIDGSPKDVCNAFYELSDKQIHEAKISSKQARIETSGDIELDSIEILDINEQPISSIKYLQDIEFKITYRINKTLPEPIFGVGVHTTDFFYLTTSQSLDQLQLGKLVPGKYILSYKVSSFPFLPGIYSLRLGVALAGSYQPVFYSENTLPLQVVANDINRAILSPQDEGFIALSGQWDLTPHDQNTLNFQT; encoded by the coding sequence ATGTCATCTAACGCTATCACTTTCAATCATCCAGCGATTAATCAAACAGTATTTTTTATCTATATGGCCATTATAGAAGTCAACCACCTCACCAAAGAATATCATCTAGGCAGCCTGACCAGTCTGAAAGAAACCGCACTAAACACGCTGAGACGGCTAAGTTTTCAATCTATAAAAGAACGTGAAAGATTTAAAGCACTGAATGATGTCAATTTTCATATTGAGGAAGGTGAAGTCGTCGGCATCATAGGTCATAACGGGGCTGGAAAAAGCACACTACTCAAACACTTGGCCAATATAAGCAAGCCTACGAAAGGAGAAGTCATTGTTCGAGGTAGTGTGGCCCCCTTAATTGAAGTTGGCGCCGGCGTAAACCCAGAACTGACTGGGCGAGAAAACATTTTTTTAAATGGCGCTATCTTAGGTATCCCTAAAAGGATCATTCAACAAAAGCTCGACGAGATCATAGACTTTTCAGAGCTTGAACAATTTATAGATACCCCGGTTAAGCGATACAGTTCAGGCATGACTGTTAAGCTTGGATTTTCCATAGCGACCAGCATGGATGCGGATATTTTGATTATCGACGAGGTATTAGCAGTAGGCGACTTAGCTTTTCAGCGTAAATGTTTTGATCGTATGGAGGATATGATTAATCGTCAGGGAAGAACCGTATTGCTTGTTTCCCATAATATCCGACAAGTAGAGCGTATATGTTCTCGTACAATACTTCTGGACCACGGCAAAATTATTATTGATGGCTCACCAAAAGATGTCTGCAATGCTTTTTATGAACTCAGCGATAAACAAATTCATGAGGCAAAAATATCCTCAAAACAAGCTCGTATAGAGACTAGTGGCGACATCGAATTAGACTCAATAGAAATACTAGACATTAACGAACAACCAATTTCGAGTATCAAGTATCTCCAAGATATAGAGTTTAAAATAACATACCGAATAAATAAAACCCTACCAGAGCCCATATTTGGCGTAGGAGTTCATACTACTGATTTTTTCTATTTAACGACAAGCCAAAGCCTTGACCAACTTCAATTAGGAAAATTAGTTCCTGGAAAATATATATTAAGTTATAAGGTTAGTAGCTTCCCATTTTTGCCCGGGATTTATTCCTTAAGATTAGGCGTAGCACTTGCCGGCTCATACCAACCTGTATTTTATAGTGAAAATACTTTGCCCTTACAGGTTGTCGCGAACGATATCAATCGTGCGATTCTATCTCCCCAAGACGAGGGATTTATTGCTCTAAGTGGTCAGTGGGACTTGACTCCTCATGACCAGAATACCCTAAACTTTCAAACATGA
- a CDS encoding glycosyltransferase — protein MPSRRNNSFGINLIGYVSSNVSLGITARHFIKLFLNKGIPVSVFDIDYKRAPNARAGEYDALAVTSAADLPYSINLFFLSMGQLPDFFLNPPAGLFDSAKLNAGLIWCEETVLPKRYCEALRLFDVVLAGSHFVRHVFDTNLSDVLTLDCIHPLFLPSGIVANRSYFGLPSDRLLFVSSFDPHHDPARKNPFGAVDAFLTAFPAPTDSDDLPHLVVKLNNAEIRSNDCDPMALVEQLKARCAGNPRVHFIAKSLSYSDVLSLYDSCDVFVSMHRAEGLGLGPLECMALGKPVIATAWSGNMSFMKHTNSCLVGYDLVPYTGMAAKGPDQLGRKARWAEPHIDEAADWMKQLAIDSDLRTRIGSQAMLDAKAYHQSSERLDFIDEFKALLAEKSFLTRRSCTKTADLTELRQARRAFNYFGWAGAKRRVDDLLNRHVYWRFNKN, from the coding sequence ATGCCATCACGCAGGAATAATTCTTTCGGCATCAATCTAATCGGTTATGTCAGTAGCAATGTCAGTCTTGGCATTACCGCCAGGCACTTTATTAAACTGTTTTTGAATAAAGGCATACCGGTTTCGGTGTTCGACATCGATTATAAGCGCGCCCCCAATGCCCGAGCTGGAGAATATGACGCTCTCGCAGTCACATCAGCTGCTGATTTACCCTATTCGATCAATCTATTTTTTTTATCGATGGGACAATTACCGGATTTTTTTCTGAACCCGCCAGCTGGCTTATTTGACTCGGCAAAGTTGAATGCGGGTTTGATCTGGTGTGAGGAGACCGTACTACCTAAGCGATATTGCGAAGCGCTGCGTTTGTTCGATGTTGTGTTAGCCGGCTCCCATTTTGTTCGCCACGTGTTCGATACTAATCTTTCCGACGTTTTGACACTGGATTGCATCCATCCTTTATTTTTGCCATCTGGGATAGTGGCCAACCGCTCTTATTTCGGTCTACCAAGCGACCGACTTTTATTTGTATCCAGCTTTGATCCTCATCACGACCCCGCCCGGAAAAACCCTTTTGGCGCCGTGGATGCCTTTCTGACCGCGTTTCCCGCCCCCACTGACTCCGACGATTTACCTCACTTAGTCGTCAAACTGAACAACGCGGAAATCAGGAGTAACGATTGCGATCCTATGGCGTTGGTTGAACAGTTAAAAGCCCGTTGCGCTGGAAACCCACGTGTGCATTTCATCGCTAAATCGCTTTCTTACTCTGACGTGTTAAGCTTGTACGACAGTTGCGATGTTTTTGTCTCCATGCACCGCGCCGAGGGCTTGGGGCTTGGACCATTAGAATGTATGGCACTAGGTAAGCCGGTCATCGCAACGGCTTGGTCGGGTAATATGTCGTTCATGAAGCATACCAACTCCTGCCTGGTAGGATATGATCTGGTACCTTACACAGGCATGGCCGCCAAAGGCCCAGATCAATTGGGTAGGAAAGCACGATGGGCGGAACCTCACATCGACGAAGCGGCCGACTGGATGAAACAATTGGCTATAGATTCAGATTTGAGAACACGGATTGGTTCACAAGCAATGCTGGATGCAAAAGCCTATCACCAATCCTCAGAACGCCTGGACTTTATCGACGAATTTAAAGCGCTTCTTGCGGAAAAGAGTTTTTTGACGCGCCGAAGTTGTACTAAGACAGCCGACCTTACCGAGCTCCGCCAAGCACGACGGGCGTTCAACTATTTCGGCTGGGCAGGCGCAAAGCGACGGGTTGATGATTTGTTGAACAGACATGTCTATTGGCGTTTTAATAAAAACTAA
- a CDS encoding ABC transporter permease, which produces MIGIVKNVYIYRELIGALTWKNIVIRYKQAYLGILWAVLKPIMLMLVFTLVKSFVGIETGDLPYPLITFAALIPWVFFQESVSEGVNSVTSNAALIKKIYFPREVFPLTAMVTKTVELLISFVILAAMMAYYQIVPSVYALWIPAFILYTMIVALTISFFGAAMNVYYRDVGQAIPIALSLLMYGSPVIYPLSLVQKKLLEEQAAGEWSDKLYTLYTLNPLVGIIDGFQNVLLKASEPDLHALYPGLILTLMILPFSYWFFKRAESWFADVI; this is translated from the coding sequence ATGATTGGAATCGTAAAGAATGTATATATTTATCGGGAATTAATTGGGGCGCTGACTTGGAAAAATATCGTTATCCGTTACAAGCAGGCTTATCTCGGTATTTTATGGGCAGTGTTAAAGCCAATAATGCTGATGCTAGTATTTACTCTAGTCAAAAGTTTTGTTGGTATTGAAACTGGCGACCTTCCTTATCCGCTGATTACTTTTGCCGCCTTAATCCCTTGGGTGTTCTTTCAGGAGTCGGTTTCGGAAGGCGTGAATAGCGTCACGTCCAACGCCGCGCTGATCAAAAAAATCTATTTTCCTCGTGAAGTGTTTCCATTAACGGCTATGGTGACTAAAACAGTTGAGTTACTGATCAGCTTTGTCATACTCGCAGCCATGATGGCGTATTACCAAATCGTTCCCAGTGTTTATGCATTATGGATACCGGCATTTATCCTTTACACCATGATTGTTGCGTTAACCATAAGTTTTTTCGGCGCGGCCATGAATGTTTATTACCGGGATGTCGGGCAAGCAATACCTATCGCACTATCCTTATTGATGTACGGTTCTCCTGTAATCTACCCTTTAAGTTTGGTACAAAAAAAACTACTGGAAGAACAAGCAGCTGGCGAATGGTCTGACAAACTTTATACCCTTTATACCCTCAACCCATTGGTAGGGATTATTGACGGTTTTCAAAACGTTTTACTCAAAGCCAGCGAGCCTGATTTGCATGCTCTTTATCCAGGCTTAATCTTGACACTGATGATACTGCCATTTAGCTACTGGTTCTTCAAACGGGCCGAGAGCTGGTTTGCGGATGTCATCTAA
- a CDS encoding methyltransferase domain-containing protein, producing MPFQNTLSEIKENKLMLDKATCSSLESNLENYYLHARPEVLELVPISARRVLDVGCGAGGFSATLKSRQSVEIHGVELSPRAAETAKLHLDHVWNYSIEDALHEIPEEYYDCIVIADILEHLVDPGTVLASLKRKLAQDGKIVASIPNIQNWGIVSELIQGRWDYCNEGILDRTHLRFFTRKSVEELFWSAGFNINKISRTIHGPLPPRRLTKVLEAEGLSYEALEQDGQTFQFLVEAKRAKNLVATPKVAVIILNWNGKDDTIECLNSVKEIDYLNYNILVVDNGSNDDSLTSIKKLFPDVILIETGHNKGYAGGNNAGIRHALEIGAEYIILLNNDTIVDKLVIKSFIEASAIIDNPSIMGGKIYYYSHPDRLWYAGARWLPSKLDFEHIGLGQKDDPAFDRFSRVDYVTGCLMFIPAEIFHQVGLLDEDFFLTYEETDWCYRAKKLGYESYYIPAAKIWHKVSVSFGGPESPIFEYFMARNRLLWARKHLSLFSRIKLYREYFWIVKSRMIPSFVVADASVPFLKRYVWSLASWLNASKRYYQIPANQAILRGIFDYLFGRFGNCPDSIRSLPRSS from the coding sequence ATGCCTTTCCAAAACACTCTTTCCGAAATAAAAGAAAATAAATTGATGCTAGATAAGGCAACATGCAGTTCTTTAGAATCAAATTTGGAGAATTACTACCTACATGCCCGCCCGGAGGTACTTGAATTGGTACCTATCTCTGCGCGCAGAGTTCTCGATGTCGGGTGCGGTGCAGGAGGATTTAGCGCTACATTAAAATCACGACAGAGTGTAGAAATACACGGAGTCGAACTTTCCCCCCGAGCGGCTGAAACTGCTAAATTGCATCTTGATCACGTTTGGAACTACTCGATTGAAGACGCCCTTCATGAAATTCCAGAAGAGTATTATGACTGTATCGTCATCGCAGACATACTTGAACACCTCGTTGACCCAGGGACGGTTTTAGCCAGTCTCAAGCGCAAATTAGCTCAAGATGGAAAAATAGTTGCTAGTATCCCCAACATTCAAAACTGGGGTATAGTTTCTGAGCTTATTCAAGGTCGTTGGGACTACTGTAATGAGGGTATTCTCGATCGCACACACCTCAGGTTTTTTACCAGAAAAAGTGTTGAAGAACTTTTTTGGTCTGCAGGTTTTAATATCAACAAAATCTCTAGGACCATCCATGGCCCCCTGCCTCCTCGCAGACTTACTAAGGTTTTAGAAGCGGAAGGGCTATCGTATGAAGCACTTGAACAGGATGGACAAACCTTTCAATTCCTTGTCGAGGCGAAAAGAGCAAAAAATCTTGTTGCAACCCCAAAAGTCGCAGTGATCATACTAAACTGGAATGGCAAAGACGACACAATTGAATGCCTCAATTCGGTTAAAGAAATCGATTATTTAAACTACAATATTTTAGTTGTTGATAACGGTTCAAACGATGATTCGCTGACATCGATTAAAAAACTGTTCCCAGATGTTATTTTAATCGAAACTGGACATAACAAAGGCTATGCGGGTGGCAATAATGCTGGTATTAGGCACGCTCTCGAAATTGGAGCAGAATATATTATATTATTGAACAATGATACGATTGTGGATAAACTAGTAATAAAATCGTTTATTGAGGCGAGTGCAATTATAGATAATCCAAGCATTATGGGGGGTAAAATATACTATTATTCGCATCCAGATAGACTTTGGTACGCTGGTGCTCGTTGGCTACCTAGTAAACTTGATTTTGAACATATAGGATTAGGTCAAAAAGACGATCCTGCTTTCGACCGATTCTCTAGGGTAGACTATGTTACTGGTTGTTTGATGTTTATTCCTGCCGAAATATTTCACCAAGTCGGCCTATTAGACGAAGATTTTTTTCTTACTTACGAAGAAACTGATTGGTGCTATAGGGCCAAAAAGCTTGGATACGAAAGCTACTATATACCGGCCGCAAAGATATGGCATAAGGTATCAGTGTCTTTCGGCGGCCCAGAATCCCCGATATTCGAATATTTTATGGCCAGAAACCGTCTACTCTGGGCTAGGAAGCATCTTAGCCTATTTTCACGAATAAAGTTATATCGCGAATACTTCTGGATCGTAAAATCCCGCATGATACCTAGTTTTGTAGTTGCAGATGCATCTGTGCCTTTTCTGAAACGCTATGTTTGGTCTCTGGCGAGTTGGTTAAACGCATCCAAGCGATATTACCAAATCCCTGCTAATCAAGCCATACTTAGAGGCATTTTTGATTATTTGTTCGGCCGTTTTGGCAATTGCCCGGACAGTATAAGATCATTACCCAGATCTAGTTGA
- a CDS encoding tetratricopeptide repeat protein — MKKLLSNTIKVFILISYFMLIPKAKADFPATDLDYLGLPTYCKEMHQKGNQGTARALQWEKRLAGNGGIHHYCAGLFTYNIAWKISNKDERIYKLKQAAGEMSYPLEHGIAPNFVLLPKMYYDIAKALEGAEDYKSAIELYKKSIEINPKIWLSYAALSDLQVKLNRPKEAIDTLQKGLEKKPDSKPLLKRLAKLKK; from the coding sequence ATGAAAAAACTCCTATCAAATACTATAAAAGTTTTTATATTAATAAGTTATTTTATGCTAATTCCAAAAGCTAAAGCAGATTTCCCAGCAACCGATTTAGATTACCTAGGCCTACCAACGTATTGTAAGGAAATGCATCAAAAAGGTAATCAAGGCACGGCACGAGCTTTACAGTGGGAAAAACGACTAGCAGGCAATGGAGGAATTCATCATTATTGTGCAGGTCTCTTTACATACAACATAGCATGGAAGATTAGCAATAAAGACGAACGAATCTATAAACTAAAACAAGCCGCCGGAGAAATGAGCTATCCGCTTGAACATGGCATAGCTCCTAATTTTGTACTACTGCCCAAAATGTATTATGACATAGCTAAAGCTCTTGAAGGAGCGGAAGACTATAAAAGCGCTATAGAATTGTACAAAAAAAGCATTGAAATCAATCCAAAGATTTGGCTCAGTTACGCTGCCTTAAGTGATCTGCAGGTCAAACTAAATCGACCAAAAGAAGCAATAGACACCTTGCAAAAAGGCCTTGAAAAAAAACCCGACTCCAAGCCACTTTTAAAACGTTTGGCAAAATTAAAAAAATAG
- a CDS encoding glycosyltransferase family 4 protein: MPTNNTPKRIVYVENGIGYGGAIICLRHLVKNLDRDRFLPLVVTGRNGPQYQEIADEALWEHIPDRHIDIVAWRAKTESIHWLTKVPLLRFCLNQLIARSDDLFNFLPFFLHLLWSTWRFKADLIHANNEPLCNRAALLVAKILRIPSICHVRGNPDGPHSARWAYSLPNHFISVSHWVANSMRERLTIPDEKISVVYDGIALNNLNLLADGHAFRQKFNITDDAFAVGLVGLLIPWKGQELFIDAAKSLKDKIPKLKMIIIGGTPDDCVAYGEMLRQRVIKEELTNTIIFTGHIAEMEPLYNGLNIVISASTSPEPLGTVVIEAMAMGRPLIGPDHGGAAEMLNHEETGILFRAKDAEDLSASILKLYQNANFATQLGKKAQIKAFEVFSIHTHTQKIQDIYNRLFAFSKNIIDI; the protein is encoded by the coding sequence AGGCATCTGGTTAAAAATCTTGATCGTGATCGTTTCCTCCCACTGGTGGTAACGGGACGCAACGGTCCGCAATACCAAGAAATCGCCGATGAAGCTTTATGGGAGCATATCCCAGATCGCCATATCGACATCGTGGCATGGCGGGCAAAAACCGAATCCATACATTGGTTAACAAAGGTGCCACTGCTACGGTTTTGCCTCAATCAACTGATAGCCAGAAGCGATGACTTATTTAATTTTTTACCTTTTTTTCTTCACTTACTTTGGAGCACATGGCGGTTCAAAGCCGATCTGATCCATGCCAATAACGAGCCGCTTTGTAACAGAGCAGCGCTATTAGTTGCCAAGATTCTGCGCATCCCCAGCATTTGCCATGTCCGCGGCAACCCTGATGGACCTCACTCAGCACGCTGGGCTTACTCCTTGCCCAATCATTTCATCTCGGTCTCGCATTGGGTTGCCAACAGCATGCGCGAAAGACTAACAATACCGGATGAAAAAATTAGCGTGGTATATGACGGCATCGCTCTGAACAATCTAAACTTACTAGCAGATGGTCATGCATTCAGACAAAAATTCAACATTACTGATGACGCATTTGCTGTCGGCTTAGTCGGATTGCTGATTCCTTGGAAAGGTCAGGAGTTATTTATTGATGCCGCTAAAAGTCTAAAAGATAAAATACCGAAACTAAAAATGATTATTATCGGTGGCACTCCAGATGATTGTGTGGCATATGGAGAAATGCTTAGGCAGCGAGTGATCAAAGAAGAACTAACGAACACTATAATATTTACTGGCCATATTGCAGAAATGGAACCACTTTATAATGGGCTAAATATTGTCATATCAGCTTCGACAAGCCCAGAACCCTTGGGAACTGTTGTCATAGAGGCAATGGCCATGGGACGGCCATTAATTGGCCCTGATCACGGCGGTGCAGCTGAAATGCTAAATCATGAAGAAACAGGCATATTGTTTCGAGCCAAGGACGCCGAAGACTTGTCAGCATCGATTCTTAAACTTTATCAAAACGCAAATTTTGCCACACAACTGGGCAAAAAAGCACAAATAAAAGCTTTCGAAGTATTTTCGATACATACTCATACTCAAAAAATCCAAGATATTTATAATAGATTATTTGCTTTTTCAAAAAATATTATTGATATTTGA
- a CDS encoding glycosyltransferase — MTIYYLCPEIKTPVGGIRVIYQHVDLLNRNGIPAYVVHKNKGFRVDWFENTTPIVYCRDTLLDRYLAKFKRRSDPNRAIELAISGGNSSVIGTEDILVVPEMYGPDLAAAYGRGIKKIILNQNCYMTFDGYSFIKDRLISPYRSPDILATLVNSFDGEDYLHHAFPNMPLYRFRLSIDPQRFPFQAQKKKQLCFSRIKNQRDAMQVINILKFRGTLDDFEIVPFINLPQSEVARIYQESLLFLSFGYPEGFGLPAAEAMASGCVVIGFHGGGGREFFKPEFSYPIEQGDIVGFAKTVESVIKAYHADPQSILEKGQLAAEFIRENYSPELEEQEIISAWRSILETFKPS, encoded by the coding sequence ATGACAATTTATTATCTTTGCCCAGAGATTAAAACCCCAGTTGGTGGCATTCGCGTTATTTATCAGCATGTCGACCTGCTGAACCGAAATGGAATCCCTGCTTATGTTGTACATAAAAACAAGGGGTTTAGAGTCGATTGGTTTGAAAATACTACACCGATTGTGTATTGCCGCGATACATTACTAGATCGCTACTTGGCAAAATTTAAACGTCGATCAGACCCAAACCGGGCAATCGAATTAGCTATTAGCGGCGGTAATAGTAGCGTAATAGGTACCGAGGATATTTTGGTCGTGCCGGAAATGTACGGTCCAGATTTAGCAGCAGCATATGGCCGCGGCATCAAAAAAATCATTTTAAACCAAAACTGCTATATGACTTTCGATGGGTATTCTTTCATCAAAGATCGCCTGATATCGCCGTATCGAAGTCCGGATATATTGGCAACTCTAGTCAATTCGTTTGACGGGGAAGACTATCTCCATCATGCGTTTCCGAATATGCCACTCTACCGTTTTAGGTTATCTATCGATCCGCAACGTTTCCCGTTTCAAGCCCAGAAAAAAAAGCAGTTGTGTTTTTCGCGTATAAAAAACCAGCGGGACGCCATGCAAGTCATCAATATCCTTAAATTTAGGGGCACGCTGGACGACTTTGAAATTGTACCTTTCATCAATCTCCCACAAAGCGAAGTAGCCCGTATCTATCAAGAATCCTTATTGTTTCTTAGTTTTGGATACCCTGAAGGATTTGGCCTACCAGCTGCGGAGGCTATGGCGTCAGGTTGCGTGGTAATTGGTTTTCATGGCGGCGGCGGCCGAGAGTTTTTTAAACCTGAGTTTTCTTATCCAATAGAACAAGGCGACATTGTTGGATTTGCCAAGACTGTTGAGTCCGTGATAAAGGCCTATCATGCCGATCCACAATCTATTTTGGAAAAAGGCCAATTAGCGGCCGAATTTATCCGCGAAAACTACTCGCCGGAATTGGAAGAACAAGAAATCATTTCCGCTTGGCGTTCAATACTCGAAACATTTA